Proteins encoded within one genomic window of Kibdelosporangium phytohabitans:
- a CDS encoding peptidoglycan D,D-transpeptidase FtsI family protein, with protein sequence MAGDWTPPRRKPVPPRRAAQSQRPTGKPASKPARQPARKPPPRRPAARRKRLPVNTRLRIVSVRFVLIAALIAAGVRLIQVQGVEAQGLSDRANKQRVKTIPIAAKRGDIVDRNGVKLAFSVETRTLAWAPKVVKKDYEKTKIDYETRIKEVAAKIKAVLGDKVDENELLTKMRGEGYAVLVRDVLPAQEREIRKKYIEVISETQSRREYPGGTLASNILGFANWRSDDPDRAKHNVHGLFGMENDRDAELAGEAGSQTVDTAEGADGVVIPGSERNVRQAKDGSDIQLTIDADVQYDVQQKLIAYVAQNRAQGGVAVVMDAKTGEVYALANDKSFDPKDPQGPNGYGNPQATGNPAVTTPYEPGSVNKIVTASAAIEDGITRPEDTHKVPGSHKVADRTIEDAWSHGLLTMTTTGIFAKSSNVGTLLLAEQVGQNRYAEMLRKFGLGQKTGVGLPGESPGQVPDVKQWSGSTFGNLPIGQGLSMTVLQMAGMYQTVANNGVRVPPRIIKSTIDRDGTRHDEARPEGVRVVSDQTAATVRNMLRAVVQKAPNQQSGTGPTAALSGYQVSGKTGTAQQVDPKLKKYSDQLYWITFAGILPADNPRFIVGIMIDKPDYFGAENGKTAAPLFHDIASYLAQRYNLPLSPEQAPIVPLIAN encoded by the coding sequence ATGGCCGGGGACTGGACGCCACCCCGCCGCAAACCGGTGCCGCCGCGCAGAGCGGCCCAGTCGCAGCGCCCGACCGGCAAACCCGCGAGCAAGCCCGCGCGGCAACCCGCCCGCAAACCGCCGCCGCGCCGCCCGGCGGCGCGGCGCAAGCGTTTGCCGGTCAACACCCGGCTGCGGATCGTGTCCGTGCGGTTCGTGCTGATCGCGGCCCTGATCGCGGCCGGTGTCCGGCTGATCCAGGTGCAGGGCGTCGAGGCGCAGGGCCTGTCGGACCGGGCGAACAAGCAGCGCGTGAAGACCATCCCGATCGCGGCCAAACGCGGCGACATCGTCGACCGCAACGGCGTGAAGCTGGCGTTCAGCGTGGAGACGCGGACACTGGCGTGGGCGCCGAAGGTCGTGAAGAAGGACTACGAGAAGACCAAGATCGACTACGAGACCCGGATCAAGGAGGTCGCCGCCAAGATCAAGGCGGTGCTCGGCGACAAGGTCGACGAGAACGAGCTGCTGACCAAGATGCGCGGCGAAGGCTACGCGGTCCTGGTCCGCGACGTGCTCCCGGCGCAGGAACGGGAGATCCGCAAGAAGTACATCGAGGTCATCTCCGAGACGCAGTCGCGCCGCGAGTACCCCGGCGGCACGCTGGCGTCCAACATCCTCGGCTTCGCGAACTGGCGCAGCGACGACCCGGACCGCGCCAAGCACAACGTGCACGGCCTGTTCGGGATGGAGAACGACCGGGACGCCGAACTCGCCGGTGAAGCGGGCAGCCAGACCGTCGACACGGCGGAAGGCGCGGACGGTGTCGTCATCCCCGGGTCGGAACGCAACGTGCGGCAAGCCAAGGACGGCTCGGACATCCAGCTGACCATCGACGCGGACGTGCAGTACGACGTGCAGCAGAAGCTGATCGCGTACGTCGCGCAGAACCGCGCGCAGGGCGGCGTCGCCGTAGTGATGGACGCCAAGACCGGCGAGGTCTACGCGCTGGCCAACGACAAGAGCTTCGACCCGAAGGACCCGCAGGGCCCCAACGGGTACGGCAACCCGCAGGCGACCGGCAACCCGGCGGTGACCACGCCGTACGAGCCCGGCTCGGTGAACAAGATCGTGACCGCGTCCGCGGCGATCGAGGACGGCATCACCAGACCCGAGGACACCCACAAGGTCCCCGGCTCGCACAAGGTCGCCGACCGGACGATCGAGGACGCGTGGTCGCACGGTTTGCTGACCATGACGACGACCGGGATCTTCGCCAAGTCGTCCAACGTGGGCACGCTGCTGCTGGCCGAGCAGGTCGGCCAGAACCGGTACGCCGAGATGCTCAGGAAGTTCGGCCTCGGCCAGAAAACCGGCGTCGGCCTGCCAGGTGAGAGCCCCGGCCAGGTGCCGGACGTCAAGCAGTGGTCCGGCTCGACCTTCGGCAACCTGCCGATCGGCCAGGGCCTGTCGATGACCGTGCTGCAGATGGCCGGGATGTACCAGACCGTGGCCAACAACGGCGTCCGCGTGCCGCCGAGGATCATCAAGTCCACCATCGACCGCGACGGAACCCGCCACGACGAGGCCCGCCCGGAAGGCGTCCGGGTGGTGAGCGACCAGACGGCGGCAACCGTGCGGAACATGCTGCGCGCGGTCGTGCAGAAAGCGCCGAACCAGCAAAGCGGAACGGGCCCGACGGCGGCGTTGTCCGGCTACCAGGTCTCCGGCAAGACCGGAACGGCGCAACAGGTCGACCCGAAGCTGAAGAAGTACAGCGACCAGCTGTACTGGATCACGTTCGCGGGCATCCTGCCCGCCGACAACCCCCGCTTCATCGTCGGCATCATGATCGACAAGCCGGACTACTTCGGCGCCGAGAACGGGAAAACCGCGGCGCCGCTGTTCCACGACATCGCCTCGTACCTGGCTCAGCGCTACAACCTGCCGCTGTCGCCGGAGCAGGCCCCGATCGTGCCGCTGATAGCGAACTAG
- a CDS encoding AAA family ATPase, translated as MTSSTPPAALPGHPYGGNGAGPDPYAQPPNGSSPSPNPRATPGKALDEVHAAAQRIAANVERVLVGKPDVVRIALVTLLAEGHLLVEDVPGVGKTSLAKALAKSIDCSVSRLQFTPDLLPSDVTGVSIFNRQTTNFEFRPGPVFANIVVGDEINRASPKTQSALLECMEEHQVTVDGNTYRLESPFMVIATQNPIEMEGTYALPEAQRDRFTARVSIGYPDPNAELAMVDEHAGHDPLATLQPVSDAAQVRALVEAVRGVHMAPEVRRYAVELVSATRRLPEIRLGASPRSTLHLVRAARAQAALSGREFVVPDDMHAIAVPVLAHRLVLTAEAQAARRSPADMIRGLLQRVPVPQGADPAAQWVSDARGNRQ; from the coding sequence GTGACGTCTTCTACCCCGCCTGCCGCGCTGCCCGGACATCCGTACGGCGGCAACGGCGCAGGCCCCGACCCCTATGCGCAGCCGCCGAACGGCTCAAGCCCGAGCCCGAACCCGCGCGCCACACCGGGCAAGGCGCTCGACGAGGTGCACGCCGCCGCGCAGCGGATCGCCGCGAACGTCGAGCGGGTGCTGGTCGGCAAGCCGGACGTGGTCCGGATCGCACTGGTCACCCTGCTGGCCGAGGGCCACCTGCTGGTCGAGGACGTGCCGGGGGTCGGCAAGACCTCGCTGGCCAAGGCGCTGGCCAAGTCCATCGACTGCTCGGTCTCCCGCCTGCAGTTCACCCCGGACCTGCTGCCGAGCGACGTGACCGGCGTGTCCATCTTCAACCGGCAGACCACCAACTTCGAGTTCCGCCCCGGCCCGGTGTTCGCCAACATCGTGGTGGGCGACGAGATCAACCGCGCCTCGCCCAAGACCCAGTCCGCACTGCTGGAGTGCATGGAGGAACACCAGGTCACGGTCGACGGCAACACCTACCGGCTCGAGTCGCCGTTCATGGTGATCGCGACGCAGAACCCGATCGAGATGGAGGGCACGTACGCGTTGCCCGAGGCGCAGCGCGACCGCTTCACCGCGCGCGTGTCGATCGGCTACCCGGACCCGAACGCCGAGCTGGCGATGGTGGACGAACACGCGGGCCACGACCCGCTGGCCACGCTGCAGCCGGTGTCCGACGCCGCGCAGGTCCGCGCCCTCGTCGAGGCCGTGCGCGGTGTCCACATGGCCCCGGAGGTCCGGCGGTACGCGGTCGAACTGGTCTCGGCGACGCGGCGGTTGCCGGAGATCCGTCTCGGCGCTTCCCCGCGATCCACCCTGCACCTGGTCCGCGCCGCTCGCGCGCAGGCCGCGCTGTCCGGGCGTGAGTTTGTCGTGCCCGACGACATGCATGCGATCGCCGTGCCCGTGCTGGCACACCGTCTGGTTCTCACCGCGGAGGCGCAGGCCGCGCGCCGCTCCCCCGCGGACATGATCCGCGGGTTGTTGCAGCGTGTGCCGGTGCCGCAAGGAGCGGACCCAGCTGCGCAGTGGGTGTCCGACGCGCGCGGGAACAGGCAGTAG
- the mraZ gene encoding division/cell wall cluster transcriptional repressor MraZ, which yields MFLGTHTPKLDDKGRLTLPAKFRDALAGGLMVTKGQDHCLYVFPRAEFEEMARKVAAAPLTNEAVRAYQRYLFAGTDEQRPDGQGRIAIAPELRRYAKLTKECVVIGAITRLEIWDAQAWQAYLDEHEDSYAQAREEVLPGFF from the coding sequence GTGTTCCTCGGTACCCACACCCCGAAACTGGACGACAAGGGGAGGCTGACGCTGCCGGCGAAGTTCCGCGACGCCCTCGCGGGGGGCTTGATGGTCACGAAGGGTCAGGATCACTGCCTCTACGTCTTCCCCCGTGCGGAGTTCGAGGAAATGGCCCGGAAGGTCGCCGCCGCCCCGCTGACGAACGAGGCGGTTCGTGCCTACCAGCGGTACCTGTTCGCCGGAACCGACGAACAGCGGCCCGATGGCCAGGGACGGATCGCGATCGCGCCTGAGCTGCGGCGTTACGCCAAGCTGACCAAGGAGTGCGTGGTGATCGGCGCGATCACCCGGCTGGAGATCTGGGACGCCCAGGCCTGGCAGGCATATCTGGACGAGCACGAGGACAGCTACGCGCAGGCGCGGGAGGAGGTACTGCCCGGATTCTTCTAG
- a CDS encoding DUF58 domain-containing protein: MAGPLAGMTTRGRCLLAAGLAAALCSVVLNERDLLRVSVFVIAMPMLVCFLAGRSRVGLHTERHVNPMRAPVGGKAEVSLNVWSTGRLPTGGLLLQDGVPYTLGGRPRFVIEHLPRNNGVQLRYTVEPTMRGVQLLGPLRAKVTDPFGLSEFDRELAGVTRLIVVPRVVPLIGMPGGSGMGAGEDGSVRLSAGQGENDAVVRPYRQGDDLRKVHWRSTAHRDEMMVRVEERPWRGGTTVLLDHREHAHKGTGPTSSLEWAVSMAASVSLHLLHNGHRVRLVSETGKTVGPESADGIHSDFLVLDALAALRSSHQKEISIAGDPGQGQELVAILGSTDPESVDQLIRYRPRASRSLAILMDTRAWAAQGDTTATDPDVTAGLLNAAGWSTVIARPDVPVQQIWNNLCRASQSRGAMHASGWS; encoded by the coding sequence ATGGCTGGTCCGCTGGCGGGCATGACCACACGTGGCCGGTGCCTGCTGGCAGCCGGTCTGGCGGCAGCGCTGTGCTCGGTGGTGCTCAACGAACGGGACCTGCTGCGTGTCTCGGTGTTCGTGATCGCCATGCCGATGCTCGTCTGCTTCCTCGCAGGACGGTCACGAGTCGGCCTGCACACCGAACGGCACGTCAACCCGATGCGGGCACCTGTCGGCGGCAAAGCAGAGGTGTCGCTGAACGTGTGGAGCACGGGCCGTCTGCCCACCGGCGGGTTGTTGCTGCAGGACGGCGTGCCGTACACGCTCGGCGGCAGGCCGCGGTTCGTCATCGAGCACCTGCCCCGCAACAACGGTGTCCAGCTGCGCTACACCGTTGAGCCGACGATGCGTGGCGTGCAACTGCTGGGACCTTTACGGGCCAAGGTGACGGACCCGTTCGGTTTGTCCGAGTTCGACCGTGAGCTCGCCGGAGTGACCCGGCTCATCGTCGTACCGCGGGTGGTGCCGTTGATCGGCATGCCCGGCGGGTCGGGGATGGGCGCGGGCGAGGACGGCTCGGTCCGGCTGTCGGCCGGTCAGGGCGAGAACGACGCGGTCGTGCGGCCGTACCGGCAAGGCGACGACCTGCGCAAAGTCCACTGGCGGTCCACCGCGCACCGCGACGAGATGATGGTCAGGGTCGAGGAGCGCCCGTGGCGTGGCGGCACGACCGTCCTGCTCGACCACCGCGAACACGCCCACAAGGGCACCGGCCCGACCTCCAGCCTGGAGTGGGCGGTGTCGATGGCCGCGAGCGTCAGCCTGCACCTGCTGCACAACGGCCATCGCGTGCGGCTCGTGTCGGAGACCGGCAAGACCGTCGGCCCGGAGAGCGCGGACGGCATCCACAGCGACTTCCTCGTGCTCGACGCCCTCGCCGCGTTGCGGTCGTCGCACCAGAAGGAGATCTCGATCGCCGGTGACCCCGGCCAGGGCCAGGAACTGGTCGCCATCCTCGGCTCCACCGACCCCGAGTCGGTCGACCAGCTGATCCGCTACCGGCCCCGCGCCAGCCGCAGTCTCGCGATCCTGATGGACACCCGGGCGTGGGCGGCGCAGGGCGACACCACGGCCACCGACCCGGACGTCACCGCCGGGCTGCTCAACGCGGCGGGCTGGAGCACGGTGATCGCCCGGCCCGACGTCCCCGTCCAGCAGATCTGGAACAACCTCTGCCGCGCGAGCCAGAGCCGCGGCGCGATGCACGCCAGTGGATGGTCCTGA
- a CDS encoding UDP-N-acetylmuramoyl-tripeptide--D-alanyl-D-alanine ligase produces the protein MIPLTAAEIAEAVGGRLHNVAGDVIITGTVEFDSREVTPDGLFVALPGLKVDGHDFAESSGARLTLAAREIDAPAVIVPPVGDANHGAMALFGDKDGSGAAVLAALAALARHVAHRLPRLTVVGVTGSSGKTSTKDLIAQVIEPMGPIVAPPGSFNNEIGHPWTVLRADENTRNLVLELSARGTGHIRALTEIAQPRIGVVLNVGSAHVGQFGSREGIAKAKGELVEALPEDGLAVLNADDPLVKAMASRTKARVVFVGESADAQVRAENVVLDAEARASFRLVTPQGDADVKLALHGPHHVGNALSAAAVALELGATPAEAAERLSQAKRVSARRMDVTTRPDGVTVVNDSYNANPESVKAALKSLAEMARQGGRRSWAVLGTMAELGAEHVTAHDEIGRLAVRLDINRLVVVGDQARPMHQGAHLEGSWGEESVLVPDVDAAVVLLRAELRPGDVVLVKASKSEALWRVADALLQEDAR, from the coding sequence GTGATCCCCTTGACCGCCGCGGAGATCGCCGAGGCTGTCGGCGGCAGACTGCACAACGTCGCCGGCGACGTCATCATCACCGGCACGGTCGAGTTCGACTCCCGCGAGGTGACACCGGACGGCCTGTTCGTGGCCCTGCCCGGCCTCAAGGTCGACGGCCACGACTTCGCCGAGTCCTCCGGCGCGCGCCTCACCCTGGCCGCGCGCGAGATCGACGCACCCGCGGTGATCGTGCCGCCGGTGGGCGACGCCAACCACGGCGCGATGGCGCTGTTCGGCGACAAGGACGGATCCGGCGCCGCTGTCCTGGCCGCGCTGGCGGCTCTTGCCCGGCACGTCGCACACCGGTTGCCGCGGCTGACGGTCGTCGGCGTCACCGGTTCGTCCGGCAAGACCTCGACCAAGGACCTGATCGCGCAGGTGATCGAGCCGATGGGGCCGATCGTGGCGCCGCCGGGCTCGTTCAACAACGAGATCGGCCACCCGTGGACCGTGCTGCGCGCCGACGAGAACACCCGCAACCTCGTGCTCGAGCTGTCGGCCCGCGGCACCGGGCACATCCGGGCGCTGACGGAGATCGCGCAGCCGAGGATCGGCGTCGTGCTGAACGTCGGCTCCGCGCACGTCGGCCAGTTCGGTTCACGCGAAGGCATCGCCAAAGCCAAAGGTGAGCTGGTCGAAGCACTGCCCGAGGACGGCCTGGCAGTCCTCAACGCGGACGACCCGCTCGTGAAGGCGATGGCCTCGCGCACGAAGGCCCGTGTCGTGTTCGTCGGGGAGAGTGCCGACGCGCAGGTCCGTGCCGAGAACGTCGTACTGGACGCCGAAGCACGCGCGTCGTTCCGGCTCGTGACACCGCAGGGCGACGCCGACGTCAAGCTGGCGCTGCACGGACCACACCACGTGGGCAACGCGCTGTCCGCAGCCGCCGTCGCGTTGGAACTCGGCGCCACGCCCGCGGAAGCAGCCGAACGACTGTCACAGGCCAAGCGCGTGTCCGCGCGTCGCATGGATGTCACGACCCGGCCTGACGGCGTGACGGTCGTGAACGACTCGTACAACGCCAACCCGGAGTCGGTGAAAGCGGCGTTGAAGAGCCTCGCCGAGATGGCCAGGCAGGGCGGCCGTCGCAGCTGGGCGGTGCTGGGAACGATGGCCGAGCTCGGCGCCGAGCACGTCACCGCGCACGACGAGATCGGCCGGCTCGCGGTCCGGCTGGACATCAATCGGCTCGTGGTGGTGGGTGACCAGGCGCGGCCGATGCACCAGGGCGCCCACCTCGAGGGCTCTTGGGGAGAGGAATCCGTGCTCGTGCCGGATGTCGACGCGGCGGTCGTGCTGCTTCGGGCCGAACTGCGACCTGGCGACGTGGTGCTCGTCAAGGCCTCCAAGTCCGAGGCGCTGTGGCGGGTGGCCGACGCGCTGCTGCAGGAGGACGCCCGGTGA
- the rsmH gene encoding 16S rRNA (cytosine(1402)-N(4))-methyltransferase RsmH → MTRENPRHVPVLLERVLALLDPALTGKDAVLVDATLGLGGHSEALLAAYPRLTLVGLDRDPNALALSRERLAPYTDRIHFVHAVYDELPDALDELGIPAVEGVLMDLGVSSMQLDEAGRGFAYAKDAPLDMRMDPTTGITAADVLNTYEFPDLARILRDYGEERFAGKIAKAVVAQRQREPFSTSERLVRLLYDTVPAASRRTGGHPAKRTFQALRIEVNGELEILRRALPAALGALKVGGRIVVESYQSLEDRLVKRAFAELAKSTTPEGLPVELPGHGPQIRLLTRGAEQADEAEMEHNPRATPVRLRAAERIREAS, encoded by the coding sequence ATGACGCGCGAGAACCCGCGGCACGTGCCAGTGCTGCTGGAGCGGGTCCTCGCCCTCCTCGATCCGGCATTGACCGGCAAGGACGCCGTCCTCGTGGACGCCACCCTCGGCCTCGGCGGTCATTCCGAAGCGCTGCTGGCCGCGTACCCCCGGCTCACCCTGGTCGGGCTGGACCGCGACCCGAACGCGCTCGCGCTGTCCCGTGAGCGGCTCGCGCCGTACACCGACCGGATCCACTTCGTGCACGCGGTGTACGACGAACTGCCGGACGCGCTCGACGAACTCGGGATCCCGGCCGTCGAGGGTGTGCTGATGGACCTCGGGGTGTCGTCGATGCAGCTCGACGAGGCCGGCCGCGGGTTCGCGTACGCCAAGGACGCGCCACTGGACATGCGGATGGACCCGACCACCGGGATCACCGCTGCCGACGTGCTCAACACCTACGAGTTCCCGGACCTGGCCAGGATCCTGCGGGACTACGGCGAGGAGCGCTTCGCCGGCAAGATCGCCAAGGCCGTCGTCGCGCAGCGGCAACGCGAACCGTTCAGCACCAGCGAGCGGCTCGTGCGGCTGCTGTACGACACCGTGCCCGCGGCCAGCCGCAGGACCGGCGGGCACCCGGCCAAGCGCACGTTCCAGGCGTTGCGCATCGAGGTCAACGGCGAGCTGGAGATCCTGCGGCGCGCGCTGCCCGCGGCGCTGGGTGCGCTGAAGGTCGGCGGCCGGATCGTCGTCGAGTCCTACCAGTCGCTGGAGGACCGCCTGGTCAAGCGGGCCTTCGCCGAGCTGGCGAAGTCGACGACCCCGGAGGGGCTGCCGGTGGAACTGCCCGGCCACGGCCCGCAGATACGCCTGCTCACCCGGGGAGCCGAGCAGGCCGACGAAGCCGAGATGGAACACAACCCACGCGCGACGCCGGTACGGCTGCGAGCGGCGGAACGGATCAGGGAGGCGTCATGA
- the mraY gene encoding phospho-N-acetylmuramoyl-pentapeptide-transferase, whose amino-acid sequence MIGIGIAGAIALVISILFTPYLIKIFSRQGFGQEIREEGPQGHKSKRGTPTMGGVAIMIAMWAGYLGSYGVNMLLLGRDEGPTASGWLVMMLTTGLGIVGFLDDFIKIRKQRNLGLNKTAKLVGQLVVGITFAVLALRFIDENGLSPASPNLSFIRDISFISFGTVGFVVFCYGIIAAWSNAVNFTDGLDGLAGGSAAMVFGTYVVICFWQLRNDCSASLGSACYDTRDPFDLAIVAAAAMGACIGFLWWNAAPAKIFMGDTGSLALGGLVAGLSMMTRTELLMIVIGGIFAVEMLSVILQIAIFRTTGKRIFRMAPFHHHFELAGWKETTVIIRFWLLGGVCAMFGLGLFYSEWLAASGAG is encoded by the coding sequence GTGATCGGTATCGGCATCGCCGGTGCGATCGCACTGGTCATCTCCATCCTGTTCACGCCCTACCTGATCAAGATCTTCTCCAGGCAGGGCTTCGGGCAGGAGATCCGCGAGGAAGGCCCGCAGGGCCACAAGTCCAAGCGCGGCACCCCGACGATGGGCGGCGTGGCGATCATGATCGCCATGTGGGCCGGGTACCTCGGCTCGTACGGCGTGAACATGCTGCTGCTCGGCCGCGACGAGGGCCCGACGGCCTCCGGCTGGCTGGTGATGATGCTGACCACGGGGCTGGGCATCGTCGGCTTCCTCGACGACTTCATCAAGATCCGCAAGCAGCGCAACCTCGGCCTGAACAAGACGGCGAAGCTGGTCGGCCAGCTCGTCGTCGGCATCACGTTCGCGGTGCTGGCGCTGCGGTTCATCGACGAGAACGGCCTGAGCCCGGCGTCGCCGAACCTGTCCTTCATCAGGGACATCTCGTTCATCTCGTTCGGCACGGTCGGTTTCGTGGTGTTCTGCTACGGCATCATCGCGGCCTGGTCGAACGCGGTGAACTTCACCGACGGCCTCGACGGCCTCGCCGGCGGCTCGGCGGCGATGGTGTTCGGCACGTACGTGGTGATCTGCTTCTGGCAGCTGCGCAACGACTGCTCGGCCTCGCTCGGCTCGGCGTGCTACGACACGCGCGACCCGTTCGACCTGGCGATCGTGGCCGCGGCGGCGATGGGCGCGTGCATCGGTTTCCTCTGGTGGAACGCCGCGCCGGCGAAGATCTTCATGGGTGACACCGGTTCGCTGGCGCTGGGCGGCCTGGTGGCCGGGTTGTCGATGATGACCCGCACCGAGCTGCTGATGATCGTGATCGGCGGCATCTTCGCGGTGGAGATGCTGTCGGTGATCCTGCAGATCGCGATCTTCCGCACCACCGGGAAACGGATATTCCGGATGGCACCCTTCCACCACCACTTCGAACTGGCGGGGTGGAAGGAAACAACGGTGATCATCCGCTTCTGGCTGCTGGGTGGCGTCTGCGCGATGTTCGGCCTCGGCCTGTTCTACAGCGAATGGCTGGCGGCAAGTGGCGCGGGCTGA
- a CDS encoding UDP-N-acetylmuramoyl-L-alanyl-D-glutamate--2,6-diaminopimelate ligase, whose product MPAKLEGKAVNAPPRPAKTEPVPLTTLVARADAHPAHGDLDGVVTGATLRAQHVRRGDLFAALPGARVHGADFADEAVSAGAVAILTDRTGAGLLADADVPVLVHKDPRGVLGSIAAWIYGEPSLRLSVLGVTGTSGKTTTTYMLDAGLRAAGHTTGLVGTVETRIAGERLASAFTTPEAPDLQALFAVMVEKGVTHVPMEVSSHALSLGRVSGTRFSVGAFTNLSQDHLDFHRDMEDYFQAKALLFDGRSTSEVVNTDGEWGSRLVKADTVTVATEHGADWTAADITSSIDGEQTFTILGPGVRVPVRLPMPGTFNVANALLAAACLTVAGVEPGAIATGLGQVQVPGRMERIALGQPFTAVVDYSHKPAAVALALDAIRARTTGRVIVVLGCGGDRDAAKRPLMGREAATRSDLLIVTDDNPRSEDPAAIRRAMVDGATAAAVRGDVREIGDRRAAILAAVAEAKPGDAVVVAGKGHETGQEIAGVVHPFSDRDELSAAIREVTL is encoded by the coding sequence GTGCCCGCGAAGCTCGAGGGCAAGGCTGTGAACGCGCCTCCCCGCCCTGCCAAAACAGAACCCGTCCCGCTGACCACGCTCGTGGCCCGTGCGGACGCGCACCCCGCCCACGGTGATCTTGACGGGGTGGTCACCGGCGCCACCCTGCGCGCCCAGCACGTGCGACGTGGCGACCTGTTCGCCGCGCTGCCCGGAGCCCGGGTGCACGGTGCCGACTTCGCCGACGAAGCGGTGTCGGCCGGTGCCGTGGCGATCCTCACCGACCGCACGGGTGCGGGTTTGCTGGCGGACGCCGACGTTCCGGTACTTGTCCACAAGGACCCCCGTGGCGTGCTCGGGTCGATCGCCGCGTGGATCTACGGCGAGCCGTCGCTGCGCCTGTCCGTCCTCGGTGTCACCGGCACGTCCGGGAAGACCACGACCACTTACATGCTCGACGCCGGCCTGCGGGCCGCGGGGCACACGACCGGCCTCGTCGGCACCGTGGAAACCCGGATCGCTGGTGAGCGCCTCGCCAGCGCGTTCACCACGCCCGAGGCGCCGGACCTGCAGGCGCTGTTCGCCGTGATGGTCGAGAAAGGCGTCACGCACGTTCCCATGGAGGTCTCCAGCCACGCGTTGTCGCTCGGCCGGGTCAGCGGGACGCGGTTCTCCGTCGGCGCCTTCACCAACCTCTCGCAGGACCACCTGGACTTCCACCGCGACATGGAGGACTACTTCCAGGCCAAGGCCCTGCTGTTCGACGGCCGGTCCACCAGCGAAGTCGTCAACACCGACGGCGAGTGGGGCTCGCGCCTGGTCAAGGCCGACACCGTCACCGTGGCCACCGAGCACGGCGCCGACTGGACCGCGGCGGACATCACGTCCTCCATCGACGGTGAGCAGACGTTCACCATCCTCGGCCCCGGCGTGCGCGTTCCCGTCCGGCTGCCGATGCCGGGCACGTTCAACGTCGCGAACGCCCTGCTGGCCGCCGCGTGCCTGACGGTCGCCGGTGTCGAACCGGGCGCCATCGCCACGGGACTCGGCCAGGTCCAGGTGCCCGGCCGGATGGAACGGATCGCGCTGGGCCAGCCGTTCACCGCGGTCGTCGACTACTCGCACAAGCCCGCGGCCGTCGCGCTCGCACTGGACGCGATCAGGGCACGCACGACCGGCCGCGTGATCGTCGTCCTCGGCTGCGGCGGCGACCGCGACGCGGCCAAGCGCCCGTTGATGGGCAGGGAAGCCGCCACCCGCAGCGACCTGCTGATCGTCACCGACGACAACCCGCGCAGCGAGGACCCCGCCGCGATCCGCAGGGCGATGGTCGACGGCGCGACGGCCGCCGCCGTGCGCGGCGACGTGCGCGAGATCGGCGACCGGCGTGCCGCGATCCTCGCGGCGGTCGCCGAAGCCAAGCCGGGCGACGCCGTCGTCGTCGCGGGCAAGGGCCACGAGACCGGCCAGGAGATCGCCGGTGTCGTGCACCCGTTCTCCGACAGGGACGAACTTTCCGCCGCGATACGCGAGGTGACGCTGTGA